Proteins encoded together in one Halorubellus sp. JP-L1 window:
- a CDS encoding MGMT family protein, giving the protein MDDADTAGIYAREIDYLERYVQFGVASGRVISVSFPETAPEDASDTYDLLDRFERYCEGISEEDFADVEVGLTVPTGERKVLETLRQVGYGEQVSVAQLANMTPTLDPDDEQDVITVREALAENPLPVLVPDHRVRDGPSALPPQVEQQLRSLEDL; this is encoded by the coding sequence ATGGACGACGCGGACACCGCAGGCATCTACGCCCGAGAGATCGACTACCTCGAACGGTACGTCCAGTTCGGCGTGGCGAGCGGTCGCGTCATCTCCGTCTCGTTCCCCGAGACGGCGCCCGAGGACGCGAGCGATACCTACGACCTCCTCGACCGCTTCGAGCGATACTGCGAGGGCATCAGCGAGGAGGACTTCGCCGACGTCGAGGTCGGGTTGACGGTCCCGACGGGCGAACGGAAGGTCCTCGAGACGCTCCGACAGGTCGGGTACGGCGAACAGGTGAGCGTCGCCCAGTTGGCGAACATGACGCCGACGCTCGACCCCGACGACGAGCAGGACGTGATAACGGTACGCGAGGCGCTCGCGGAGAACCCACTGCCGGTGCTCGTCCCCGACCACCGCGTCCGGGACGGCCCGAGCGCGCTCCCGCCACAGGTCGAACAGCAGCTCCGGTCGCTCGAGGACCTCTGA
- a CDS encoding alpha/beta fold hydrolase — protein sequence MVPETNGGGEGGGTDGESAAVDQDGRVDTDRGVARNEDRPTPDGWTQGSVRANGIEVSYYRVGDRDGQPVVAAHGFYDDARCMRPVVDALAADGFDVVAYDARGHGHTDAPEAGYAIADRVADLVGVLDALDLADPVLYGHSMGGHTVATTAARQSERVRAVVMEDPAAMYGLPDEDPDAMAEYVREQVRAEHEKSLDELREQYVEEHPETADWLARADQCMSVHIENVPRQGYPPLAGVFPDVDAPALVLKRDPDAVEAEATERAPVRDRARDLDVAADLPDGRLVHVPDAGHAVVRDEPEVALAEVRAFLRRLDDGDW from the coding sequence ATGGTCCCCGAGACGAACGGCGGAGGCGAGGGCGGCGGAACCGACGGCGAATCCGCCGCCGTCGATCAAGACGGGAGAGTCGACACCGACCGCGGCGTCGCGCGCAACGAGGACCGACCGACGCCAGACGGCTGGACGCAAGGGAGCGTCCGCGCCAACGGCATCGAGGTCTCGTACTACCGCGTCGGCGACCGCGACGGGCAGCCGGTCGTCGCAGCGCACGGCTTCTACGATGACGCCCGCTGCATGCGTCCGGTCGTGGACGCGCTCGCCGCGGACGGGTTCGACGTCGTCGCGTACGACGCCCGCGGCCACGGTCACACCGACGCGCCCGAAGCGGGCTACGCGATCGCGGACCGGGTCGCCGACCTCGTCGGCGTCCTCGACGCACTCGACCTCGCGGACCCAGTCCTCTACGGGCACTCGATGGGCGGGCACACCGTCGCGACGACAGCTGCGAGGCAGTCCGAGCGCGTCCGCGCCGTCGTCATGGAGGACCCGGCGGCGATGTACGGCCTCCCCGACGAGGACCCGGACGCGATGGCGGAGTACGTCCGCGAGCAGGTTCGAGCGGAGCACGAGAAGTCCCTCGACGAACTCCGCGAGCAGTACGTCGAGGAGCACCCCGAGACGGCGGACTGGCTCGCGCGCGCCGACCAGTGCATGAGCGTGCACATCGAGAACGTTCCCCGCCAGGGGTACCCGCCACTCGCCGGCGTCTTCCCGGACGTCGACGCGCCCGCGCTGGTCCTGAAGCGCGACCCCGACGCAGTCGAGGCGGAAGCGACCGAGCGCGCACCCGTTCGGGACCGAGCGCGCGACCTCGACGTCGCGGCCGACCTCCCGGACGGTCGGCTCGTGCACGTCCCCGACGCCGGACACGCCGTCGTCCGCGACGAACCCGAGGTCGCGCTCGCCGAGGTCCGTGCGTTCCTCCGTCGCCTCGACGACGGCGACTGGTGA
- the trpC gene encoding indole-3-glycerol phosphate synthase — MNTRDGRGLAPAVEAILDAARDREVPTSERVDVDARSLPDAFDAAEADGRTPIIAEVKPTSPTTDGTREDDPVALAREMVDGGAAALSVLTEPEHFGGSTDALAAVRDAVDVPVLRKDFLLRERDLDAVEADVVLLIARFLGSSGDDDTGVEGAAGLETMLDAARDRGFQALVEVHTEAELERALLAGATLVGVNNRDLARLEVDLGTFERVADAVPAGDRDGVTLIAESGVGSTEDVARMRRAGADGLLVGSAIMDGDVRANTRRLTAGSAADPTENTR, encoded by the coding sequence ATGAACACTAGAGATGGGCGAGGGCTCGCGCCAGCCGTCGAGGCCATCCTCGACGCGGCGCGCGACCGCGAGGTGCCGACGAGCGAGCGCGTCGACGTCGACGCTCGATCCCTCCCCGACGCCTTCGACGCGGCCGAGGCCGACGGTCGGACGCCGATCATCGCCGAGGTCAAGCCGACGAGTCCGACGACCGACGGGACCCGCGAGGACGACCCCGTGGCACTGGCGCGCGAGATGGTCGACGGCGGCGCCGCCGCCCTCAGCGTCCTCACCGAACCCGAGCACTTCGGCGGGAGCACCGACGCGCTCGCCGCCGTCCGCGACGCCGTCGACGTCCCCGTCCTCCGGAAGGACTTCCTCCTCCGCGAGCGCGACCTCGACGCCGTCGAGGCCGACGTCGTCCTCCTCATCGCACGGTTCTTGGGAAGCAGTGGCGACGACGACACCGGGGTCGAGGGCGCGGCCGGCCTCGAGACGATGCTCGACGCGGCGCGCGACCGCGGGTTCCAGGCGCTCGTCGAGGTCCACACCGAAGCGGAACTCGAGCGCGCGCTCCTGGCCGGTGCGACCCTCGTCGGCGTGAACAACCGCGACCTCGCGCGACTCGAGGTCGACCTCGGGACGTTCGAGCGCGTCGCGGACGCGGTCCCGGCAGGAGACCGCGACGGCGTCACCCTCATTGCGGAGAGCGGCGTAGGTTCGACCGAGGACGTCGCACGGATGCGGCGAGCGGGCGCGGACGGACTCCTCGTCGGGAGCGCGATCATGGACGGGGACGTCCGCGCGAACACGCGACGACTGACGGCCGGGAGTGCGGCTGACCCCACGGAGAATACACGATGA
- the trpB gene encoding tryptophan synthase subunit beta: MTATDTKFGEYGGQYVPEALMPAIEELTEAYERYVLENEDGFMDEFRDRLRDFGGRPTPLQYAEHLSERYDADVYLKREDLVHGGAHKLNNALGQVLLAKYMGKERIVAETGAGQHGTATAMAAAHLGLPCEIYMGERDINRQRPNVFRMKLNGSDVNPVTTGRGTLKEAISETMRDWATNVEDTHYVIGSVVGPAPFPAMVRDFQAVISEEAREQSLEKTGGLPDTVVACAGGGSNTMGAFAEFVGDTDTDLVAVEAGGSSLDVDEDAGVAPNSASLSTGEEGVLHGARTKLLQDGDGQILESHSVSSGLDYAGVGPELAHLVDEGRVRAANVDDDAALAAFHRLSRLEGIIPALETAHAFAWAEEHPEELGDVSVINVSGRGDKDLESVVEETEKRDVDGAVDVGEVFE, from the coding sequence ATGACAGCGACGGACACGAAATTCGGAGAGTACGGCGGACAGTACGTCCCGGAGGCACTGATGCCGGCGATCGAGGAACTCACCGAGGCCTACGAGCGGTACGTCCTCGAGAACGAGGACGGCTTCATGGACGAGTTCCGCGATCGACTCCGGGACTTCGGCGGGCGGCCCACGCCGCTCCAGTACGCCGAGCACCTCAGCGAGCGCTACGACGCGGACGTCTACCTGAAGCGCGAGGACCTCGTGCACGGCGGTGCGCACAAGCTGAACAACGCGCTGGGGCAGGTCTTGCTCGCGAAGTACATGGGGAAGGAGCGCATCGTCGCGGAGACCGGTGCCGGCCAGCACGGCACCGCGACCGCGATGGCCGCGGCGCACCTCGGGCTGCCCTGCGAGATCTACATGGGCGAGCGCGACATCAACCGCCAGCGCCCGAACGTCTTCCGCATGAAGCTCAACGGGAGCGACGTGAACCCCGTGACGACGGGTCGGGGGACGTTGAAGGAGGCGATCTCGGAGACGATGCGTGACTGGGCGACGAACGTCGAGGACACGCACTACGTCATCGGGAGCGTCGTCGGGCCGGCGCCGTTCCCGGCGATGGTCCGGGACTTCCAGGCCGTCATCAGCGAGGAGGCTCGCGAGCAATCGCTCGAGAAGACCGGCGGCCTCCCGGACACCGTCGTCGCCTGCGCGGGCGGTGGCTCGAACACGATGGGTGCGTTCGCAGAGTTCGTCGGAGATACTGATACCGACCTCGTCGCCGTGGAGGCGGGCGGGTCGTCGCTCGACGTCGACGAGGACGCCGGCGTCGCGCCGAACTCGGCGTCGCTGTCGACGGGCGAGGAGGGCGTCCTGCACGGCGCGCGGACGAAGCTCCTCCAGGACGGCGACGGCCAGATTCTCGAATCGCACAGCGTCTCCTCGGGCCTGGACTACGCTGGCGTCGGTCCGGAACTCGCGCACCTCGTGGACGAGGGGCGCGTGCGAGCGGCGAACGTGGACGACGACGCCGCGCTCGCGGCCTTCCACCGGCTGTCGCGACTCGAGGGGATCATTCCGGCGCTGGAGACGGCGCACGCGTTCGCGTGGGCCGAGGAGCACCCCGAGGAACTCGGTGACGTGTCGGTGATAAACGTCTCGGGACGCGGCGACAAGGACCTCGAGTCCGTCGTCGAGGAGACCGAGAAGCGCGACGTCGACGGTGCGGTCGACGTCGGGGAGGTGTTCGAGTAG
- the trpA gene encoding tryptophan synthase subunit alpha: MKEAFAGEPAFVPYLAAGDPNYEASIEYVEALERGGADVIELGLPFSEPIAEGPTIQEAVVRSLEGGMTPERFFEFVEDLDVAVPLVCMTYYNLIYQYGEGEGPEPFVERAAEVGISGFVVPDLPAEEADPLREACDAYGLDLVFIVAPTTAGDRLERIMDQVSGYVYVQARLGVTGAKDDVSDQTGASLERLREWDVPKAVGFGIKTGEHAASVVEAGADGVIVGSALVDIVAEGHENETSVTATAERLETKARELKRGALDAGDRRSGESMPESEPT, from the coding sequence CTGAAGGAGGCATTCGCGGGCGAGCCGGCGTTCGTGCCGTACCTCGCGGCGGGCGATCCGAACTACGAGGCGAGCATCGAGTACGTCGAGGCGCTCGAACGCGGCGGTGCGGACGTCATCGAACTCGGCCTCCCGTTCAGCGAGCCGATCGCGGAGGGGCCGACGATCCAGGAAGCGGTCGTCCGGTCGCTCGAGGGCGGGATGACGCCCGAGCGGTTCTTCGAGTTCGTCGAGGACCTCGACGTGGCGGTCCCGCTCGTCTGCATGACGTACTACAACCTCATCTATCAGTATGGAGAGGGTGAGGGCCCGGAGCCGTTCGTCGAGCGTGCCGCGGAGGTCGGCATCTCGGGGTTCGTGGTGCCGGACTTGCCGGCGGAGGAGGCCGACCCGTTGCGGGAAGCGTGCGACGCGTACGGTCTCGACCTGGTGTTCATCGTCGCGCCGACGACGGCGGGCGACCGCCTGGAGCGCATCATGGACCAGGTGTCGGGCTACGTGTACGTGCAGGCGCGACTGGGCGTGACGGGCGCGAAGGACGACGTGAGCGACCAGACGGGCGCGAGCCTGGAGCGCCTGCGCGAGTGGGACGTGCCGAAGGCGGTCGGGTTCGGCATCAAGACCGGCGAGCACGCGGCGTCGGTCGTGGAAGCGGGCGCGGACGGCGTCATCGTCGGGAGCGCGCTCGTCGACATCGTTGCCGAAGGACACGAGAACGAGACGTCGGTGACGGCGACGGCGGAACGGCTGGAGACGAAGGCCCGCGAGCTGAAGCGCGGCGCGCTCGACGCCGGGGACCGGCGGTCCGGCGAAAGCATGCCGGAATCGGAACCGACATAA
- a CDS encoding 2-amino-3,7-dideoxy-D-threo-hept-6-ulosonate synthase: protein MTRDTTYVGVGKRTRLDRISTDGKFLVVPMDHGITMGAVKGLKDVEATIDGVTRGGADAVLTQKGIAPRVHDNKNDAGYVVHLNGSTTIGPDEADKRVTGTVEEAVRAGADAVSFHINVGSEHEPDQIEDLAELTRDADRLGMPVLAMAYARGEGVDSTDPESLGHAVRLAEELGADVVKTGYSGDAASFEHVVESTRLPVVIAGGAKGTDRETVDAVRGVMDAGGAGVSMGRSIFQHDDPEAIATAISAVVHDDATVDEALDRAGLLVEA, encoded by the coding sequence ATGACACGCGACACAACATACGTCGGAGTGGGGAAGCGCACACGACTGGACCGCATCTCGACGGACGGCAAGTTCCTCGTCGTCCCGATGGACCACGGCATCACCATGGGCGCCGTCAAGGGACTGAAGGACGTCGAGGCGACCATCGACGGCGTCACGCGCGGCGGCGCCGACGCCGTCCTCACCCAGAAGGGCATCGCGCCGCGCGTCCACGACAACAAGAACGACGCCGGCTACGTCGTCCACCTGAACGGCTCCACGACCATCGGCCCGGACGAGGCCGACAAGCGCGTCACCGGCACCGTCGAGGAGGCCGTTCGCGCCGGCGCCGACGCCGTCTCCTTCCACATCAACGTCGGCAGCGAACACGAGCCCGACCAGATCGAGGACCTCGCCGAACTGACGCGGGACGCCGACCGCCTCGGCATGCCCGTGCTCGCGATGGCGTACGCCCGCGGCGAAGGCGTCGACTCCACCGACCCCGAATCGCTCGGGCACGCGGTCCGACTCGCGGAAGAACTCGGCGCGGACGTCGTCAAGACCGGGTACTCCGGGGACGCCGCGAGCTTCGAGCACGTCGTCGAGTCCACGCGCCTCCCCGTCGTCATCGCCGGCGGCGCGAAGGGCACCGACCGCGAGACCGTCGACGCCGTCCGCGGCGTCATGGACGCCGGCGGCGCCGGCGTCTCCATGGGCCGTAGCATCTTCCAGCACGACGACCCCGAAGCCATCGCGACCGCGATCAGCGCCGTCGTCCACGACGACGCGACCGTCGACGAGGCGCTCGACCGCGCCGGCCTCCTCGTCGAGGCCTGA
- a CDS encoding SprT-like domain-containing protein has protein sequence MQSGTPDPDTPRDLLSYARIYAESVDVDVDHDRIDWEISKRARRRAGACSYDAESGDVTIRLTWQAYREHGWRQFTATIRHELVHAWEFQEFGEAGHGERFREKAASVDAPRHCESFAAPRLSLACSDGCEWSAGRHRASRPVKDPGAYRCPDCGGDVVVAHRESGVTWTDAAGYERARSVVDDW, from the coding sequence GTGCAGAGTGGGACGCCCGACCCGGACACGCCACGCGACCTCCTGTCGTACGCTCGCATCTACGCCGAGAGCGTCGACGTCGACGTCGATCACGACCGCATCGACTGGGAGATCTCGAAGCGAGCGCGCCGCCGCGCCGGTGCGTGCTCGTACGACGCCGAATCGGGCGACGTCACGATCCGGTTGACGTGGCAGGCGTACCGCGAGCACGGCTGGCGGCAGTTCACGGCCACCATCCGGCACGAGCTCGTGCACGCCTGGGAGTTCCAGGAGTTCGGCGAGGCCGGCCACGGCGAGCGCTTCCGCGAGAAGGCGGCGTCGGTGGACGCGCCCAGGCACTGCGAGTCGTTCGCCGCTCCGCGACTGTCGCTCGCGTGCAGCGATGGCTGCGAGTGGTCCGCGGGCCGGCATCGCGCCTCCCGGCCCGTGAAGGACCCGGGCGCGTACCGGTGCCCGGACTGCGGCGGCGACGTCGTCGTCGCGCACCGCGAGAGCGGTGTCACGTGGACGGACGCCGCCGGCTACGAGCGCGCTCGATCCGTCGTCGACGACTGGTAG
- a CDS encoding HAD family hydrolase translates to MHATSPDAVLFDLDLTLCETTQDRSEVLSGTFDRVGVDQYCGVADLAAVAPQVPEVSSDHEFFVVLFELAAERVDGVDPDGVPVDDLALAHDDLVDHSQVRFRDGAEAALEAARDHGPVALVTNGGRETQTTKLEALGIADAFDATVFCDPSAGMPPKPDPKPIRTAVDALDVDPAATLHVGDSKASDVAGAHAAGARSAWVPYEAASDDGDHDPHHTFDAPDGVRDVL, encoded by the coding sequence ATGCATGCGACGTCCCCGGATGCCGTCCTCTTCGACCTCGACCTGACGCTGTGCGAGACGACCCAGGACCGGAGCGAGGTCCTGTCGGGTACGTTCGATCGCGTCGGCGTCGATCAGTACTGCGGGGTCGCGGACCTGGCAGCGGTTGCACCGCAGGTCCCCGAGGTCTCGTCCGACCACGAGTTCTTCGTCGTGCTCTTCGAACTCGCCGCCGAACGCGTCGACGGCGTCGACCCCGACGGCGTTCCGGTCGACGACCTCGCCCTCGCGCACGACGACCTCGTCGACCACTCGCAGGTCCGGTTCCGCGACGGCGCCGAGGCCGCGCTCGAAGCCGCCCGCGACCACGGCCCGGTCGCGCTCGTCACGAACGGCGGCCGAGAGACGCAGACGACGAAACTGGAGGCGCTCGGCATCGCCGACGCGTTCGACGCGACCGTGTTCTGCGACCCGAGCGCGGGGATGCCACCAAAGCCAGACCCGAAGCCCATCCGGACCGCCGTCGACGCGCTCGACGTCGACCCGGCGGCGACGCTGCACGTCGGCGACTCGAAGGCGTCGGACGTCGCCGGCGCGCACGCCGCCGGCGCACGGTCCGCCTGGGTTCCCTACGAGGCGGCGAGCGACGACGGCGACCACGACCCCCACCACACGTTCGACGCGCCCGACGGCGTCCGCGACGTGCTCTGA
- a CDS encoding aminotransferase class IV, with the protein MQYHVDGALVDASEAAVSVDDRGFQYGDGVFETMRAYGGDVFAFDAHLDRLERSCDAIGLDHGLGREDLRERVVETLAANDLEDAYAKLSMTRGSQPGTVTPRPDVDPTVVVYAKPLPRGGLDGESVWDAPAVLQTAKTRKPPANALPPGAKTHNYLNSILARDELVADADEALLRDQDDRVAEGAASNVFWVDDDGLHTPAADLDLLPGITRSVVLDLAREQAGVPVHTGEYALDAVRAADECFLTNSTWELRPVASVDGIDVGGGPVTDLLARLYDRLVEQRHYGADGGGDADETTTADDGTGDVVDRGDAEGS; encoded by the coding sequence GTGCAGTACCACGTAGACGGCGCGCTCGTCGACGCGAGCGAGGCGGCCGTGAGCGTCGACGACCGCGGGTTCCAGTACGGCGACGGCGTCTTCGAGACGATGCGCGCGTACGGCGGCGACGTCTTCGCGTTCGACGCGCACCTCGACCGCCTGGAGCGCTCGTGCGACGCGATCGGGCTCGACCACGGGCTCGGTCGCGAGGACCTCCGCGAGCGCGTCGTGGAGACGCTCGCGGCGAACGACCTCGAGGACGCGTACGCGAAGCTCTCGATGACCAGGGGCAGCCAGCCCGGAACGGTCACGCCCCGGCCGGACGTGGACCCGACGGTCGTCGTGTACGCGAAGCCGCTCCCGCGCGGTGGGCTCGACGGCGAGTCCGTCTGGGACGCGCCGGCGGTCCTCCAGACCGCGAAGACGCGGAAGCCGCCCGCGAACGCGCTCCCGCCGGGCGCGAAGACCCACAACTACCTGAACTCGATCCTCGCCCGCGACGAGCTCGTCGCGGACGCCGACGAGGCGCTCTTGCGCGATCAGGACGACCGCGTCGCGGAGGGCGCGGCGTCGAACGTCTTCTGGGTGGACGACGATGGCCTGCACACGCCCGCCGCCGACCTCGACCTGCTGCCCGGCATCACGCGCTCGGTCGTCCTCGACCTCGCCCGCGAGCAGGCCGGCGTCCCCGTCCACACCGGCGAGTACGCGCTCGACGCGGTCAGGGCGGCCGACGAGTGCTTCCTCACGAACTCGACGTGGGAGCTCCGGCCGGTCGCGAGCGTCGACGGCATCGACGTCGGCGGCGGCCCCGTCACCGACCTCCTCGCTCGCCTCTACGACCGACTGGTCGAGCAACGCCACTACGGCGCGGACGGCGGGGGCGACGCTGACGAGACGACGACGGCTGACGACGGAACCGGCGACGTCGTCGACCGCGGCGACGCCGAAGGTTCTTGA
- a CDS encoding aminodeoxychorismate/anthranilate synthase component II yields MPAKDGAATEPASLDPVPGEPRVLVVDNYDSFAYNLVQYVGEFAGEVVVRRNDAIDVEGVRRLDPDGIVVSPGPGTPADAGVSMSVFEELDLPALGVCLGHQALCAANGARVGHAPEVVHGKPSIIAHDGAGVFEGLPERLHVGRYHSLAVERGDLPASLSETAATATDEGATLMAVRHREKPHVGVQFHPESILTGDGTTTEASDESTANEGTDPRAGARPDLRVGKRLVRNFLCSTT; encoded by the coding sequence ATGCCAGCGAAGGACGGCGCCGCGACCGAACCTGCATCGCTCGACCCGGTGCCGGGCGAGCCGCGGGTGCTGGTCGTGGACAACTACGATTCGTTCGCGTACAACCTCGTGCAGTACGTCGGCGAGTTCGCGGGCGAGGTCGTCGTCCGCCGGAACGACGCGATCGACGTCGAGGGGGTTCGGCGACTCGACCCGGACGGCATCGTGGTGTCCCCCGGCCCGGGAACGCCGGCGGACGCGGGCGTTTCGATGTCCGTATTCGAGGAACTCGACCTGCCGGCGCTCGGCGTCTGCCTCGGCCACCAGGCGCTCTGTGCAGCCAACGGCGCACGAGTCGGGCACGCCCCAGAGGTCGTGCACGGGAAGCCCTCGATAATCGCGCACGACGGCGCGGGCGTCTTCGAGGGCCTCCCCGAGCGCCTGCACGTCGGGCGCTATCACTCGCTCGCCGTCGAACGCGGGGACCTCCCGGCGTCGCTCTCGGAGACGGCGGCGACGGCGACGGACGAGGGCGCGACGCTGATGGCGGTCCGGCACCGCGAGAAGCCCCACGTCGGCGTCCAGTTCCACCCGGAGAGCATCCTCACTGGGGACGGGACGACTACCGAAGCAAGCGACGAATCGACTGCCAACGAGGGGACTGATCCCCGAGCCGGTGCGCGTCCGGATCTGCGCGTCGGCAAGCGACTCGTGAGGAACTTCCTGTGCAGTACCACGTAG